The Sinomonas sp. P10A9 genome includes a window with the following:
- a CDS encoding helix-turn-helix domain-containing protein, with translation MADFSTSRFLTVAEVAEMMRVSKMTVYRLVHSGEMPAVRFGRSYRVPEAAVEEYLRNAVVDGRSETA, from the coding sequence ATGGCTGATTTCTCCACTTCCCGGTTCCTCACCGTTGCTGAGGTTGCGGAGATGATGCGCGTGTCCAAGATGACGGTCTACCGTCTTGTCCACTCTGGAGAGATGCCGGCCGTGCGCTTCGGCCGCTCGTACCGGGTGCCTGAGGCCGCAGTGGAGGAGTACCTGCGCAATGCGGTGGTCGACGGCCGGAGTGAGACCGCCTGA
- a CDS encoding 3-deoxy-7-phosphoheptulonate synthase — MTPPRTQSTTIDSSTGNLRVAEFTPLPAPADLLSELPLSEAAASTVARGRDEVRAIMDGLDDRLLVIAGPCSIHDPEAGLEYATRLAAVAREHREDMLVVMRTYFEKPRTTVGWKGLINDPNLDGSHDIAAGLRASRRFLLDVLELGLPTATEFLEPISPQYTADAIVWGAIGARTTESQIHRQLVSGLSMPVGFKNGTDGGLQVAIDACGAAAAAQAFLGIDDGGRAALVATSGNPDTHLILRGGSDGPNYGAEHVAAASAKMAGKGLNPRLIVDASHANSGKDHHRQAEVALEIGSHLATGGASADAVAGVMLESFLVGGAQALDVAQFAAGRTQLVYGQSVTDKCMEWDVTAQVLTGLAGAARQRRVHKSHSSN; from the coding sequence ATGACCCCGCCCCGCACCCAGAGCACCACCATCGACTCCTCGACCGGAAACCTCCGCGTCGCCGAGTTCACCCCCCTTCCCGCGCCGGCCGACCTCCTCTCGGAGCTGCCCCTCAGCGAGGCCGCTGCCAGCACCGTGGCCCGCGGACGTGACGAGGTGCGCGCCATCATGGACGGCCTCGACGATCGCCTCCTCGTGATCGCTGGCCCCTGTTCCATCCACGACCCCGAGGCGGGCCTCGAGTACGCGACCCGGCTCGCCGCCGTCGCCCGCGAACACCGCGAGGACATGCTCGTGGTGATGCGCACGTACTTCGAGAAGCCGCGCACGACTGTCGGGTGGAAGGGCCTCATCAATGACCCGAATCTCGACGGCAGCCACGACATCGCTGCCGGCCTCCGTGCCTCCCGTCGCTTCCTCCTGGACGTGCTCGAGCTTGGTCTGCCCACCGCGACCGAGTTCCTCGAGCCGATCAGCCCGCAGTACACGGCCGATGCGATCGTGTGGGGCGCCATCGGTGCGCGCACCACCGAGAGCCAGATCCACCGCCAGCTCGTCTCGGGCCTGTCCATGCCGGTCGGGTTCAAGAACGGCACTGACGGCGGGCTGCAGGTCGCGATCGACGCATGCGGCGCCGCGGCCGCCGCGCAGGCCTTCCTCGGCATTGACGACGGCGGTCGCGCCGCCCTCGTGGCGACCTCCGGCAACCCGGACACCCACCTCATCCTCCGCGGCGGCTCGGACGGACCCAACTACGGCGCGGAGCACGTCGCGGCGGCGTCGGCCAAGATGGCCGGCAAGGGGCTCAACCCGCGCCTCATCGTGGACGCGAGCCACGCCAACAGTGGCAAGGACCATCACCGCCAGGCTGAGGTCGCCCTCGAGATCGGAAGCCACCTCGCTACGGGGGGCGCCAGCGCCGACGCGGTCGCGGGTGTCATGCTCGAAAGCTTCCTCGTGGGCGGGGCGCAGGCACTCGACGTCGCGCAGTTCGCCGCCGGTCGCACGCAGCTCGTCTACGGGCAGAGCGTGACCGACAAATGTATGGAGTGGGACGTCACCGCGCAGGTCCTGACTGGCCTCGCGGGTGCGGCCAGACAGCGCCGCGTTCACAAGAGCCACTCCAGCAACTAG
- a CDS encoding acetylxylan esterase, with product MPVVDLPSDQLRAYAGGAAIPADFSEFWDATIAEARAHPLDVRFEGVETLLPLIDTFDVTFAGFGGQPIKAWLHLPAGWDAQTLTHDAARRLPRDAPPSTHDAARRLPAVVTYLGYSGGRGLPHQNTLWAQAGYAMLIMDSRGQGYGGQLGHTPDPHPSSGGNQYPGVMTRGLLSREDYYYRRIYTDALRAIEAVPAHPAVDAARVVVQGVSQGGGLALAAAGLAAGRLDGVVGCLPDVPFLCDYPRALEVASTGPYPELERYLVRHRDHVEAALMTLPYFDAVNHARFARVPAYFSVALRDTTCPPSTVYAAFNRYGEEAARAGHAASSGESVEKSIEEYQFNNHEGGGEHHVARQLVWLRKRLV from the coding sequence ATGCCCGTCGTCGACCTTCCGTCCGATCAGCTCCGCGCCTACGCCGGCGGCGCGGCCATCCCCGCCGACTTCTCCGAGTTCTGGGACGCGACCATCGCCGAGGCGCGGGCCCACCCCCTCGACGTGCGGTTCGAGGGCGTCGAGACGCTCCTGCCCCTCATCGACACCTTCGACGTCACCTTCGCCGGCTTCGGAGGGCAGCCCATCAAGGCGTGGCTGCACCTCCCCGCCGGTTGGGACGCGCAGACCCTTACGCACGACGCCGCGCGGCGGCTCCCGCGGGACGCGCCGCCCTCCACGCACGACGCCGCGCGGCGGCTCCCTGCGGTCGTCACCTATCTCGGGTATTCAGGCGGGCGAGGGCTGCCGCACCAGAACACCCTCTGGGCGCAGGCCGGCTACGCGATGCTCATCATGGATTCGCGGGGCCAGGGCTACGGGGGCCAGCTCGGCCACACACCTGATCCCCATCCGAGCTCCGGAGGCAACCAGTATCCGGGCGTCATGACTCGCGGGCTCCTGTCCCGCGAGGACTACTACTACCGGCGCATCTACACCGATGCCCTCCGGGCCATCGAGGCCGTCCCGGCGCACCCGGCCGTCGACGCCGCCCGGGTGGTGGTGCAAGGCGTCTCGCAGGGCGGTGGCCTCGCGCTCGCTGCGGCGGGCCTTGCGGCGGGCAGGCTCGACGGCGTGGTCGGCTGCCTGCCGGACGTCCCGTTCCTGTGCGACTACCCCCGCGCCCTCGAGGTCGCCTCGACTGGGCCGTACCCCGAACTCGAGCGGTACCTCGTGCGCCACCGCGATCACGTCGAGGCGGCCCTCATGACGCTGCCGTACTTCGACGCCGTGAACCACGCCCGCTTCGCGCGGGTTCCGGCGTACTTCTCGGTGGCACTGCGCGACACGACGTGCCCGCCATCGACCGTCTACGCGGCGTTCAACCGCTACGGCGAGGAAGCGGCCCGCGCTGGGCACGCGGCGTCGTCCGGGGAGTCCGTTGAGAAGTCGATCGAGGAGTACCAGTTCAACAACCACGAGGGCGGGGGAGAGCATCACGTCGCGCGGCAGCTCGTGTGGCTGCGGAAGCGCCTGGTCTGA
- a CDS encoding LacI family DNA-binding transcriptional regulator encodes MSTRPSGRVTIAHVAAEAGVSRATVSRVMNGLATVDPAIGTRVRAAAEKLNYTPNTVARSLAIGRTQTVAIVVPDLANPMFQETLRGLSRAAAKDDYRVLVADSVENPEEEVILAREARRRCDGLVLVAPRMDAARLDALLPELAPVVLVNRSSGVPGVPVLAVDYASGIRSIIAHLSQLGHRRIAYVAGPSASAGDRARREGLQHPLPTAEGAEIVVIPCGAMFEDGYAARDAVMDSRATAAVCFNDLVAMGLLGALHETGVAVPGQLSVTGFDDIQFARYTVPALTTASVPQNELGEQAWQRLRALLDGREPDQDVDVKPHLEPRASTGPAPGTEAPAGRTPREAPADWMPRGTRTEA; translated from the coding sequence ATGAGCACGCGCCCCTCGGGGCGCGTCACCATCGCCCACGTCGCCGCGGAGGCGGGCGTCTCCCGCGCCACTGTCTCCCGGGTCATGAACGGCCTCGCCACGGTGGACCCCGCGATCGGCACGCGAGTCCGGGCCGCCGCTGAGAAGCTCAACTACACCCCCAACACTGTGGCCCGCAGCCTCGCGATCGGGCGCACGCAGACCGTCGCGATCGTGGTCCCGGACCTCGCGAACCCCATGTTCCAGGAGACCCTGCGCGGGCTCTCGCGGGCAGCCGCCAAGGACGACTATCGGGTCCTCGTGGCCGACTCGGTCGAGAACCCCGAAGAGGAGGTCATCCTCGCGCGCGAGGCCCGGCGGCGCTGCGACGGACTTGTGCTCGTCGCGCCCCGCATGGACGCAGCCCGGCTGGACGCGCTCCTGCCGGAGCTCGCTCCGGTGGTCCTGGTCAACCGATCCTCCGGGGTGCCAGGGGTGCCCGTGCTCGCCGTCGACTACGCATCTGGAATCCGCAGCATCATCGCGCATCTGAGCCAGCTCGGACATCGGCGCATCGCGTACGTGGCCGGACCGAGCGCGAGCGCGGGCGACCGAGCCCGGCGCGAGGGACTCCAGCATCCACTGCCCACGGCCGAGGGCGCCGAGATCGTCGTGATCCCGTGCGGGGCGATGTTCGAGGACGGCTACGCCGCACGCGACGCCGTCATGGATTCCCGCGCAACGGCCGCCGTGTGCTTCAACGACCTCGTGGCCATGGGACTCCTGGGCGCGCTGCACGAGACCGGCGTCGCGGTTCCCGGGCAGCTGTCCGTCACCGGCTTCGACGATATCCAGTTCGCCCGCTACACGGTCCCGGCGCTCACGACGGCCTCCGTCCCGCAGAACGAGCTCGGCGAGCAGGCGTGGCAGCGGCTCCGGGCCCTCCTCGATGGGCGCGAACCGGATCAGGATGTCGACGTCAAACCCCACCTCGAGCCTCGCGCGAGCACCGGCCCGGCACCTGGCACCGAGGCTCCGGCTGGCCGGACGCCGCGCGAGGCTCCAGCTGACTGGATGCCGCGCGGGACGCGAACCGAGGCCTGA
- a CDS encoding acetylesterase — protein sequence MANDAWAGWQREVAGAVVRSKPLFAERAAEPPEELREALTAALGVPGLRADPDVRVEDTFRRDGLEGADLSWTCGYGPRTRAWLLRPDGAGEPLPGVLALFEHGGVKMLGREKLSDGAGLEGPVALAASAHREACSGGRAWAEELARRGVAVLVHDAFGFGSRRLPAAEASARTVRAALAQGSLAREEAAEASGDPAASSPAVDPEALHAGFEGEAAKAAGVLGTSWAGLLAAEDLFALDVLGSLPWVDGARLAAAGMSGGGARAGVLRVLAPQLRATAIVAMMSTLPELMAGHADAHSWTWLSPGLGTVGDWPSVVASWTSNPLLVQYGLADHLFPRSGMERAHEQIRRRFEHFGDASNYTGAFYPSGHVFTAAMQNEAFGWLASRLGP from the coding sequence ATGGCGAACGACGCCTGGGCGGGCTGGCAGCGCGAGGTTGCCGGCGCCGTCGTGCGCAGCAAGCCCCTCTTCGCCGAGCGCGCCGCGGAGCCTCCCGAGGAGCTCCGCGAGGCACTGACGGCGGCCCTGGGGGTGCCGGGATTGCGGGCGGATCCCGACGTGCGCGTCGAGGACACATTCCGGCGCGACGGCCTCGAGGGCGCTGACCTGAGCTGGACCTGCGGCTACGGGCCGCGGACCCGGGCCTGGCTCCTCCGACCCGATGGCGCTGGAGAGCCGCTGCCTGGCGTCCTCGCGCTGTTCGAACACGGCGGAGTCAAGATGCTCGGTCGCGAGAAGCTCTCCGATGGCGCGGGGCTGGAGGGGCCGGTGGCGCTCGCCGCATCCGCCCACAGGGAGGCCTGCTCGGGCGGCCGGGCCTGGGCGGAGGAGCTGGCGCGGCGGGGCGTGGCGGTGCTCGTGCACGACGCGTTCGGCTTCGGATCGCGGCGGCTGCCCGCGGCGGAGGCTTCGGCGCGGACCGTGCGGGCGGCGCTCGCGCAGGGGTCGCTCGCGCGCGAGGAGGCTGCCGAGGCGTCCGGTGACCCGGCGGCGTCGAGCCCTGCCGTGGACCCCGAGGCCCTGCACGCGGGCTTCGAGGGCGAAGCCGCAAAGGCCGCGGGAGTCCTGGGGACCTCGTGGGCCGGGCTGCTCGCCGCCGAGGACCTCTTCGCGCTCGACGTGCTCGGCTCGCTTCCCTGGGTCGACGGCGCACGGCTCGCCGCGGCGGGAATGTCCGGCGGCGGCGCGAGGGCCGGAGTGCTGCGCGTGCTTGCGCCGCAGCTTCGCGCCACCGCGATCGTGGCGATGATGAGCACCCTCCCCGAGCTCATGGCCGGGCACGCGGATGCACATTCGTGGACGTGGCTGAGCCCCGGTCTCGGCACGGTGGGTGACTGGCCGTCGGTCGTTGCCTCGTGGACCTCGAACCCCCTGCTGGTGCAGTACGGGCTCGCGGACCACCTGTTTCCCCGGTCCGGCATGGAGCGCGCACACGAGCAGATCCGACGGCGGTTCGAGCACTTCGGGGACGCCAGCAACTACACGGGGGCGTTCTATCCCTCCGGCCATGTGTTCACGGCCGCGATGCAGAACGAAGCGTTCGGGTGGCTCGCGAGCAGGCTGGGGCCCTGA
- a CDS encoding M24 family metallopeptidase, with translation MPFPHTHAPYARVPHMDASHMDASVAAQSADASGREHAEKRRRVLALLDAACADAVALTSQAALGWYLQGARTHVSLAGGPIVAAVVDRDGEAVHVTSNEEHRLVAEELPSWAQPVVVAHPWHRDVVATAEAQALAAGGLREEALAAGLRNARQSLHAEEAARYRILGRDVARLLTRELAAARPDEAEVDLAARLTAGVVDLGAEPLVVLVGGDSRAAHRHPLPTRAPLGRRAMAVVCARRHGLILNITRWVRFGPRTADERTADARILGVEAAYLSGSRPGGSLQRAFDAGTAAYLANGFASDEWTRHHQGGVAGYAGRDPRALPGLDLGLGADVAFAWNPTAAGCKVEDTILSTQGGFEVLSVDPEWPTVASVVPASHDGAWAPQVLDRPDVLEL, from the coding sequence ATGCCGTTCCCCCACACCCATGCCCCCTACGCGCGGGTCCCCCACATGGACGCCTCCCACATGGACGCCTCCGTCGCCGCCCAGTCCGCCGACGCAAGCGGCCGCGAGCATGCCGAAAAGCGCCGCCGCGTCCTGGCCCTGCTGGATGCGGCCTGCGCGGACGCCGTTGCCCTCACCTCCCAGGCTGCGCTCGGGTGGTACCTGCAGGGGGCACGGACCCACGTGAGCCTCGCGGGCGGCCCGATCGTCGCCGCAGTCGTGGACCGCGACGGTGAAGCGGTGCACGTGACGTCGAACGAGGAGCACCGGCTCGTGGCCGAGGAGCTGCCCTCGTGGGCGCAGCCCGTCGTCGTCGCACACCCGTGGCACCGCGACGTCGTCGCCACCGCCGAGGCGCAGGCCCTCGCTGCGGGCGGGCTACGGGAGGAGGCACTCGCCGCCGGGCTCCGGAACGCGCGGCAGTCGCTCCATGCGGAGGAGGCCGCGCGGTACCGGATCCTGGGTCGCGACGTCGCACGGCTCCTCACGCGTGAGCTCGCCGCGGCCCGACCCGACGAAGCCGAGGTGGATCTGGCCGCACGGCTGACTGCAGGGGTTGTGGACCTCGGGGCCGAGCCACTCGTGGTCCTCGTGGGCGGGGACTCGCGCGCAGCCCACCGGCATCCCCTCCCGACGCGAGCCCCGCTCGGCCGGCGCGCCATGGCAGTGGTGTGCGCGCGGCGGCACGGTCTCATCCTCAACATCACGCGCTGGGTGCGCTTCGGCCCACGGACCGCCGACGAGCGGACCGCAGATGCCAGGATCCTCGGGGTCGAGGCCGCCTACCTCTCAGGATCCCGGCCCGGTGGGTCCCTCCAGCGGGCCTTCGACGCCGGCACCGCGGCCTACCTCGCCAACGGATTCGCCTCCGACGAGTGGACTCGCCACCATCAGGGCGGCGTCGCCGGATACGCAGGGCGGGATCCGCGCGCCCTGCCGGGGCTCGATCTGGGCCTCGGTGCGGACGTCGCCTTCGCGTGGAATCCCACGGCAGCGGGCTGCAAGGTCGAAGACACGATTCTCAGCACCCAGGGGGGCTTCGAGGTCCTCTCCGTTGACCCGGAGTGGCCGACCGTCGCCTCTGTGGTCCCTGCCTCGCACGACGGCGCGTGGGCGCCGCAGGTGCTGGACCGCCCCGACGTTCTCGAGCTCTGA
- a CDS encoding aldehyde dehydrogenase (NADP(+)): MTAAALLIPQTTADTTPEELDAVVATAVRAAGPSAAASDDARAAWLEAVADALDAARDELVAIAERESHLPTLRLTGEVARTTGQLRLFAAVVRDGAYLEAVIDRARPGATPPQPDLRRILRPLGPVAVFSASNFPFAFSVAGGDTASALAVGCPVVVKGHSGHPELSVRTAQVVADALASAGAPDGVFGLVLGRPAGNALVQAPGITAVGFTGSLSGGRALFDLACARPDPIPFYGELGSINPVVVTPAAAKARTAEIAAGLAASFTLGVGQFCTKPGLVLVPAEAGFETALAIEASSHRGGVMLTPRIAEAFPAGLRRLVVDGKADLLIGNPGQDASDGVARPAVLMADAARVLARPEVLLEECFGPVTLLVRYASDAERDAVLDAVGGSLTATVHAEPDEDVTELAARLAERAGRVLFGGWPTGVAVTWSQHHGGPWPATTSALHTSVGATAVRRFQRPVVFQDAPASVLPEALRDENPRSIVRRVDGELTTAPLT; encoded by the coding sequence ATGACCGCCGCCGCCCTGCTCATCCCCCAGACGACCGCCGACACTACGCCAGAGGAGCTCGACGCCGTCGTGGCCACCGCGGTCAGGGCCGCCGGGCCGTCCGCAGCGGCGTCGGACGACGCACGGGCCGCGTGGCTCGAGGCCGTCGCCGACGCGCTCGATGCGGCCCGCGACGAGCTCGTCGCGATCGCGGAGCGGGAGTCGCACCTGCCCACCCTGCGGCTCACCGGGGAAGTGGCACGGACCACCGGCCAGCTGCGGCTCTTCGCCGCCGTCGTCCGGGACGGCGCATACCTCGAGGCCGTCATCGACCGCGCGCGTCCCGGTGCGACGCCGCCGCAGCCCGACCTGCGCCGCATCCTGCGTCCGCTCGGGCCCGTCGCCGTGTTCTCCGCGAGCAACTTCCCGTTCGCGTTCTCCGTGGCCGGCGGCGACACGGCGAGCGCCCTCGCAGTGGGGTGCCCCGTCGTCGTCAAGGGGCACTCGGGTCACCCCGAGCTGTCGGTGCGGACGGCGCAGGTCGTCGCCGATGCGCTCGCCTCTGCCGGTGCGCCCGACGGCGTGTTCGGGCTCGTGCTCGGGCGGCCAGCCGGGAACGCGCTTGTCCAGGCTCCGGGCATCACGGCCGTCGGGTTCACCGGTTCGCTGTCCGGAGGACGCGCCCTGTTCGACCTCGCGTGCGCGCGGCCCGATCCGATCCCCTTCTACGGCGAGCTCGGCTCGATCAACCCCGTGGTCGTGACGCCGGCGGCGGCCAAGGCCCGGACGGCAGAGATCGCTGCCGGGCTCGCGGCGTCTTTCACACTCGGCGTCGGGCAGTTCTGCACCAAGCCCGGGCTCGTCCTGGTGCCCGCGGAGGCAGGGTTCGAGACGGCGCTGGCCATCGAGGCCTCGTCCCATCGCGGCGGCGTGATGCTCACCCCACGCATCGCGGAGGCGTTCCCGGCCGGGCTGAGGCGGCTCGTGGTTGACGGCAAGGCAGACCTCCTGATCGGGAATCCCGGTCAGGACGCCTCCGACGGCGTGGCACGTCCTGCGGTCCTCATGGCCGACGCCGCCCGCGTCCTCGCGCGGCCAGAGGTGTTGCTCGAGGAGTGCTTCGGGCCCGTGACGCTGCTCGTGCGGTACGCGTCGGACGCTGAGCGGGACGCGGTGCTCGACGCCGTCGGCGGCTCGCTGACCGCCACCGTCCACGCCGAACCGGACGAGGACGTCACCGAGCTTGCGGCTCGGCTGGCCGAGCGCGCCGGTCGCGTTCTGTTCGGCGGTTGGCCAACGGGGGTCGCGGTGACGTGGTCGCAGCACCACGGCGGCCCGTGGCCGGCGACGACGTCCGCGCTCCACACATCGGTCGGGGCCACTGCGGTGCGCCGGTTCCAGCGGCCGGTCGTGTTCCAGGACGCGCCCGCGTCCGTCCTGCCGGAGGCCCTGCGCGACGAGAACCCGCGAAGCATCGTCCGCCGCGTCGATGGCGAGCTCACGACGGCGCCCCTCACCTAG
- a CDS encoding mandelate racemase/muconate lactonizing enzyme family protein, whose product MSAAREPVLASLRTRLLVPRLPRPWGPDVPEVHVIVVEVEDSHGNRGTGFSWTPTIGAGAVQSLLDADISRAALGGPTHPEAVWEVLWRHLHEAGGGGLTTIALAGLDLALWDLTARRLGEPIAGLLGRRRASMPAYGSGVNLHYSLEELLEQVQRWIAAGYGAVKIKVGKPEIEEDVERVAAVRKALGPGRRLMVDANQRWDLPTARRAVAALEPYGLHWLEEPLRAEDLDGHVQLRRSVSVPIAVGENLHTLQRFREYVAAGACDVIQPNIIRVGGITPFRRIAALAQSGSVELAPHLLTDLSAQLAATLPGAVHIEEVEDTSFETLGLLAAPSPVIRKGATIHLEPAPGLGLEFVERLAADEPHLPHAAHTSGVPA is encoded by the coding sequence ATGAGTGCCGCGCGTGAGCCGGTGCTCGCCTCGCTCCGGACCAGGCTGCTCGTTCCGAGGCTCCCGCGGCCCTGGGGACCGGATGTCCCCGAAGTGCACGTGATCGTCGTGGAGGTCGAGGACTCCCACGGGAACCGTGGAACCGGGTTCTCCTGGACTCCGACGATTGGCGCGGGGGCGGTGCAGAGCCTCCTCGACGCGGACATTTCGCGGGCAGCTCTCGGGGGCCCCACGCACCCCGAGGCCGTGTGGGAGGTGCTCTGGCGCCATCTCCACGAGGCCGGCGGCGGAGGGCTGACCACGATCGCGCTCGCGGGCCTCGACCTGGCTCTCTGGGACCTGACGGCCCGGCGCCTCGGCGAGCCGATCGCGGGGCTGCTGGGGCGGCGTCGTGCGTCGATGCCCGCGTACGGGAGCGGCGTCAACCTGCACTACAGCCTCGAGGAGCTCCTCGAACAGGTGCAGCGATGGATCGCGGCCGGGTACGGCGCCGTCAAGATCAAGGTCGGGAAGCCGGAGATCGAGGAGGACGTCGAGCGGGTCGCCGCCGTGCGGAAGGCCCTCGGCCCGGGCCGGCGCCTCATGGTGGACGCGAACCAGCGCTGGGACCTGCCCACCGCCCGGCGTGCCGTCGCCGCGCTCGAGCCGTACGGGCTGCACTGGCTCGAGGAACCGCTGCGCGCCGAGGATCTGGACGGGCACGTGCAGCTCCGCCGATCCGTGTCGGTGCCCATCGCGGTGGGGGAGAACCTCCACACGCTCCAGCGCTTCCGCGAGTATGTCGCGGCCGGCGCGTGCGACGTCATCCAGCCCAACATCATCCGCGTCGGCGGCATCACGCCGTTCCGGCGTATCGCGGCCCTCGCCCAGTCGGGCTCCGTGGAACTCGCGCCCCACCTGCTCACCGACCTCTCGGCACAGCTCGCCGCGACCCTGCCCGGCGCGGTGCACATTGAGGAGGTCGAGGACACCTCGTTCGAGACGCTCGGCCTGCTCGCCGCGCCGTCGCCCGTCATTCGGAAGGGCGCAACCATCCACCTCGAGCCGGCTCCTGGCCTCGGCCTCGAGTTCGTCGAGCGACTCGCAGCTGACGAACCGCACCTGCCCCACGCCGCCCACACCTCAGGAGTCCCCGCATGA
- a CDS encoding NAD-dependent epimerase/dehydratase family protein codes for MTWRSASRVVVTGGSGRLGVSVVNHLASRGHEVISLDRAPSDLVHDGVRQLTVDLADASATRGEFERLRPDGVVHLAAIAVPFSAPEDVILRTNAQLCLSVLSAAADAGAGRALVASSPTVLGYGTPQGWAPQYLPIDEEHPIAPWNAYALSKATMEATVRMFVAARGDSFRVGAFRPCFVISPQEWNGTPTQQGHTVAERLARPELAAVSLFNYVDARDAAGFAERWLEAADEVRNGDVFFVSADDAMARDSLAELVPRYFPGTERIAKHLTGTQAAFSSAKARRLLGWRPQRSWRTELAGEPLAATAAHLS; via the coding sequence ATGACCTGGCGCAGCGCTTCGCGCGTCGTGGTGACGGGTGGCTCGGGCCGGCTCGGCGTGAGCGTCGTCAACCACCTCGCCTCCCGCGGCCACGAGGTCATCTCGCTCGACCGCGCGCCGTCGGACCTCGTGCACGACGGCGTGCGGCAGCTCACCGTCGACCTCGCCGACGCGTCCGCCACCCGTGGGGAGTTCGAGCGGCTGCGGCCGGACGGCGTCGTGCACCTCGCGGCGATCGCCGTCCCGTTCAGCGCGCCCGAGGATGTGATCCTGAGGACCAACGCCCAGCTGTGCCTCTCGGTGCTGTCCGCGGCGGCCGACGCCGGCGCCGGCCGCGCGCTCGTTGCGTCGAGTCCCACGGTGCTCGGTTACGGGACGCCGCAGGGCTGGGCCCCGCAGTACCTCCCGATCGACGAGGAGCACCCCATCGCGCCGTGGAACGCCTACGCGCTCTCGAAGGCCACCATGGAGGCCACGGTCCGCATGTTCGTCGCGGCGCGGGGCGACTCCTTCCGGGTCGGCGCGTTCCGGCCGTGCTTCGTCATCAGCCCGCAGGAATGGAACGGCACCCCGACGCAGCAAGGCCACACCGTGGCCGAGCGGCTCGCCCGGCCCGAGCTCGCCGCCGTGTCCCTCTTCAACTACGTCGACGCCCGCGACGCCGCGGGCTTCGCCGAGCGCTGGCTCGAGGCCGCGGACGAGGTGCGCAACGGGGACGTGTTCTTCGTCAGCGCCGACGACGCCATGGCCCGCGACTCGCTCGCCGAGCTCGTGCCCCGGTACTTCCCGGGCACCGAGCGCATCGCGAAGCACCTCACCGGAACGCAGGCGGCCTTCAGCTCGGCCAAGGCCCGGCGATTGCTCGGCTGGCGGCCCCAGCGGTCGTGGCGCACCGAGCTCGCCGGCGAGCCCCTCGCGGCCACCGCCGCGCACCTCTCCTGA